A section of the Paenibacillus yonginensis genome encodes:
- a CDS encoding ABC transporter permease subunit has product MSTMNEAKTSKGFQLSQVTQKLGPLLGLIILIIIVSVLNSSFLEPLNILNMLRQVSINALIAFGMTFVILTGGIDLSVGSILALSSAFIANLMVSGLDPVLAIIVGCLAGGVMGAVNGLMITKGKMAPFIATLATMTIFRGLTLVYTNGNPITGLGDSMAFQLFGRGYQFGIPVPAVTMIITFAILWVVLHKTSFGRKTYAIGGNEKAARVSGIKVSRVKIMIYALAGLLSALAGAILTSRLNSAQPTAGTSYELDAIAAVVLGGTSLSGGRGRIVGTLIGVLIIGILNNGLNLLGVSSFYQMVVKGIVILIAVLIDRKKSA; this is encoded by the coding sequence ATGTCGACAATGAATGAAGCAAAAACAAGCAAAGGGTTTCAGTTGTCGCAGGTGACGCAAAAGCTTGGTCCGCTGCTGGGCCTGATCATTCTGATCATCATCGTTTCCGTATTGAATTCAAGCTTTTTGGAACCGCTTAACATACTCAATATGCTGCGTCAGGTATCTATTAACGCGCTGATCGCGTTTGGCATGACCTTCGTTATTCTGACCGGCGGCATCGACTTGTCGGTTGGATCGATACTCGCTTTATCCAGTGCTTTTATCGCCAATTTGATGGTTTCGGGCCTTGATCCTGTTCTCGCGATTATCGTTGGCTGTCTGGCCGGCGGGGTTATGGGGGCGGTCAACGGCCTCATGATTACGAAAGGTAAAATGGCTCCATTTATCGCAACTTTGGCGACCATGACCATCTTCAGAGGTTTGACGCTTGTGTACACAAACGGCAACCCGATTACGGGACTTGGCGACAGCATGGCGTTCCAGCTGTTTGGCCGCGGTTATCAATTCGGCATTCCAGTACCGGCCGTTACGATGATTATTACTTTTGCCATCCTGTGGGTGGTTCTGCATAAAACGTCCTTCGGACGCAAAACGTACGCCATCGGCGGCAACGAAAAAGCGGCCCGCGTATCCGGCATCAAGGTATCCCGCGTCAAAATCATGATCTACGCGTTGGCTGGCCTGCTCTCCGCACTTGCGGGCGCTATCCTGACGTCCCGTCTGAACTCGGCCCAGCCGACAGCCGGCACTTCTTACGAGCTTGACGCCATCGCGGCGGTTGTTCTCGGCGGCACCAGCTTGTCTGGCGGCCGCGGCCGCATCGTCGGCACTCTGATCGGCGTGTTGATCATCGGCATTCTGAACAACGGGCTGAACTTGCTCGGCGTCTCTTCCTTCTACCAGATGGTGGTCAAAGGGATCGTGATCCTGATCGCCGTACTCATCGACCGGAAGAAATCCGCATAA
- a CDS encoding sugar ABC transporter ATP-binding protein, whose protein sequence is MRIEMKGIHKAFGTNQVLSGVDFDLEPGEVHALMGENGAGKSTMMNILTGLYVKDAGTITIDGKETYFSNPKEAEKAGIAFIHQELNVWPDMTVLQNLFIGREMSSSWGLLKEKEMKALAAEQFRKLSVDIPLNIEAGECSVGQQQMIEIAKALLTDTKVIIMDEPTSALTEREIRKLFEVIASLKKEGVSIVYISHRMEEIFEICDRITVMRDGRTVDTQAIPDTNFDEVVRKMVGRELTERYPARTPNPGKVALEVSHASRKGLFEDISFKVHEGEIIGFSGLMGSGRTEIMRALFGLDPLDRGEVTLFGKKAAIRKPDDAVKLGIGFITEDRKDEGLILDFSVRENMVLPSLKSFTSKGLISAQKEKSFVDMLIQRLRIKTHTSETAAGNLSGGNQQKVVIAKWVGIGPRVLILDEPTRGVDVGAKREIYQLMNELTGHGVAIIMVSSELPEVLGMSDRIVVVHEGRITGELSREEATQEKIMTLATGGQ, encoded by the coding sequence ATGCGTATTGAAATGAAAGGCATTCATAAAGCGTTTGGCACCAACCAGGTTCTGTCCGGCGTGGACTTTGACCTGGAGCCTGGTGAAGTTCACGCTTTGATGGGCGAGAACGGGGCCGGCAAATCCACGATGATGAACATTCTGACGGGCTTGTACGTGAAAGACGCCGGGACGATTACGATTGACGGCAAAGAGACGTACTTCTCGAATCCGAAGGAAGCGGAGAAAGCGGGCATCGCTTTTATCCATCAGGAGCTGAATGTATGGCCGGACATGACCGTGCTGCAGAACCTGTTTATCGGGCGCGAGATGTCGTCGTCCTGGGGCCTTTTAAAAGAGAAGGAAATGAAGGCGCTTGCAGCGGAGCAGTTCCGCAAGCTGTCGGTGGATATTCCGCTGAACATCGAAGCAGGCGAATGTTCGGTCGGCCAGCAGCAGATGATTGAAATCGCCAAAGCCCTGCTGACGGACACCAAAGTCATTATCATGGACGAACCAACGTCGGCCTTGACCGAACGGGAAATCCGCAAGCTGTTTGAGGTGATAGCCTCTTTGAAGAAAGAAGGCGTCTCTATCGTCTACATTTCCCACCGGATGGAGGAAATCTTCGAAATCTGCGACCGGATTACGGTGATGCGGGACGGCAGAACGGTGGATACTCAAGCGATTCCGGACACAAACTTCGACGAAGTGGTACGAAAAATGGTCGGCCGCGAGCTGACGGAACGTTATCCGGCGCGGACGCCGAATCCCGGCAAAGTGGCGCTCGAGGTGTCGCACGCTTCCCGCAAAGGGCTGTTCGAGGACATCAGCTTTAAGGTTCATGAGGGCGAAATCATTGGTTTCTCCGGGCTGATGGGCTCGGGACGCACGGAAATCATGCGCGCCTTGTTTGGACTCGATCCGCTCGACCGCGGCGAGGTGACGCTGTTCGGCAAAAAAGCCGCGATCCGCAAACCGGATGACGCGGTGAAGCTTGGCATCGGGTTTATAACGGAGGACCGGAAGGATGAAGGTTTGATCCTGGATTTTTCCGTTCGTGAGAATATGGTGCTGCCGAGCCTGAAGAGCTTTACCTCCAAAGGGCTGATCTCGGCGCAGAAAGAGAAATCGTTCGTCGATATGCTGATTCAGCGGCTGCGCATCAAAACCCATACGTCCGAAACGGCGGCGGGCAACCTGTCCGGCGGCAATCAGCAGAAGGTGGTTATCGCCAAATGGGTAGGTATCGGGCCTAGAGTGCTTATTCTGGATGAACCGACCCGCGGGGTTGACGTTGGCGCCAAACGGGAAATCTACCAGTTGATGAATGAACTGACCGGACATGGCGTGGCCATCATCATGGTATCGTCGGAGCTGCCGGAGGTGCTCGGCATGAGCGACCGGATCGTGGTGGTACACGAAGGCCGGATCACCGGAGAATTAAGCCGGGAAGAAGCCACGCAGGAAAAAATTATGACACTCGCTACGGGGGGACAATAA
- the rbsD gene encoding D-ribose pyranase, which yields MKKLGILNSHIAKVLADLGHTDTIVIADVGLPVPDGVPKIDLALTLGSPSFEDTVNAVSEDMVVEKLVLAEEIKADNPQALQYMKHKFAEAELEFCPHEQFKQLTRKAKAVIRTGEAKPYANVILQAGVNFGK from the coding sequence ATGAAGAAACTGGGGATATTAAATAGCCACATTGCCAAAGTGCTGGCCGATCTTGGCCATACCGATACCATCGTTATTGCTGATGTGGGACTGCCCGTTCCGGACGGGGTCCCCAAAATCGACCTGGCGCTGACGTTAGGATCGCCAAGCTTCGAAGACACCGTCAATGCGGTGTCCGAGGATATGGTCGTAGAGAAGCTTGTGCTGGCGGAGGAAATCAAAGCGGATAATCCGCAAGCGCTTCAATATATGAAACATAAATTTGCGGAAGCCGAGCTGGAATTCTGCCCGCATGAACAGTTCAAGCAGCTGACCCGCAAGGCCAAAGCCGTGATTCGAACGGGTGAAGCCAAACCGTATGCGAACGTGATTTTGCAGGCTGGCGTTAATTTCGGGAAATAA
- the rbsK gene encoding ribokinase: MAKIVVVGSSSIDLVVTASKRPGAGETVLGESFKTVPGGKGANQAVAAARLGAEVTMIGRVGDDHFAEQILDNFKQNRVSVTYVEPVTHRESGTAHIVLAEGDNSIVVVKAANDEVTPDYISSRAVDAFSGADMVLIQQEIPEETVVYVSRLAKQLGIPLLLNPAPARAIPQEVVENAAYITPNEHEAKILFTDLSIAEALRKYPNKLFITEGSKGVRYFDGAEEVLVPSYKVEVVDTTGAGDTFNAAFAVALAEGKPVYDSVRFANRAASLSVTRFGAQGGMPQRQEVEEQM; the protein is encoded by the coding sequence ATGGCAAAGATTGTAGTGGTAGGCAGCTCATCCATTGATCTGGTAGTAACGGCATCCAAACGACCGGGAGCCGGAGAAACGGTTCTCGGCGAAAGCTTCAAGACGGTTCCCGGAGGCAAAGGAGCCAACCAGGCCGTAGCGGCAGCGCGGCTTGGCGCCGAGGTGACCATGATCGGCCGCGTAGGGGATGATCACTTCGCGGAACAGATCCTGGACAATTTTAAACAAAACCGTGTTTCTGTCACGTATGTGGAACCGGTTACACATAGAGAAAGCGGAACGGCGCATATCGTCCTGGCCGAAGGCGACAACAGCATCGTCGTCGTGAAAGCGGCCAATGACGAAGTGACGCCGGACTATATCAGTTCCCGTGCAGTGGACGCGTTCAGCGGAGCGGATATGGTCCTGATTCAGCAGGAAATTCCGGAGGAGACGGTGGTCTACGTAAGCCGGCTGGCTAAACAGCTTGGCATTCCGCTGCTGCTTAACCCGGCTCCGGCCAGAGCGATTCCGCAAGAGGTGGTCGAGAACGCAGCCTATATTACGCCAAACGAACATGAAGCAAAAATTCTGTTCACGGATCTCAGCATAGCCGAAGCGCTGCGGAAATATCCCAACAAGCTGTTTATTACGGAAGGCAGCAAGGGCGTACGTTATTTCGACGGCGCAGAAGAGGTGCTGGTGCCGTCTTATAAGGTGGAAGTTGTGGATACGACAGGAGCCGGCGACACGTTTAACGCGGCATTTGCAGTGGCGCTGGCCGAAGGCAAACCGGTCTATGACAGCGTGCGTTTTGCGAACCGAGCGGCCTCCTTGTCTGTAACCCGATTTGGGGCACAGGGCGGGATGCCGCAGCGCCAAGAGGTAGAGGAGCAGATGTAA
- a CDS encoding LacI family DNA-binding transcriptional regulator codes for MATIRDVAKHAGVSVATVSRMINGTGYVHEDTRRNIETAIKELQYTPNEVARSLYKKKSKLTGLLLPDITNPFFPELARGVEDEMQENDYRIIFGNSDEDRDKEQDYIQTFVQNNVVGVIASTNSPDTDTYRKLAIPVVFLDRTADDSPSVYSDGREGGRIAAREMIARGSRRVTVMQGPKHVRPAQDRFKGAVEMLKEQGIDYNVVQTSSFSFTDAGTWAEQLFRQYPDTDGVIASNDIVAAAVLHEALKLGKKVPEEVQIIGYDDVPLSGILNPALTTIRQPAYDMGRAAARLLIAFIENKPIEQSTLQMPVTFTERDTTRKAEQ; via the coding sequence ATGGCAACCATACGTGATGTGGCTAAACATGCCGGAGTTTCGGTAGCGACGGTTTCGCGGATGATCAACGGAACAGGTTATGTCCACGAGGACACCCGCCGCAACATTGAAACCGCTATCAAGGAACTTCAATATACACCCAATGAGGTCGCGAGATCTCTATATAAGAAAAAATCAAAGCTGACCGGCCTGCTGCTGCCGGATATTACGAACCCGTTTTTCCCCGAGCTGGCCCGCGGCGTCGAAGATGAAATGCAGGAGAACGACTACCGCATCATCTTCGGCAACAGCGATGAAGACCGGGACAAAGAACAGGATTACATTCAGACCTTTGTGCAAAATAATGTGGTTGGCGTTATCGCCTCCACCAACAGCCCGGACACAGACACCTACCGGAAGCTGGCTATCCCGGTGGTATTCCTGGACCGGACGGCGGATGACAGTCCTTCCGTCTATTCGGACGGCAGGGAAGGCGGCCGGATCGCCGCCCGGGAAATGATCGCCCGCGGCAGCCGCCGCGTGACGGTGATGCAAGGGCCCAAGCATGTCCGGCCGGCCCAGGACCGCTTTAAAGGCGCTGTGGAGATGCTGAAGGAGCAGGGAATCGACTACAACGTGGTGCAGACCTCGTCCTTCTCCTTCACCGATGCCGGGACCTGGGCCGAGCAGCTGTTCAGGCAATACCCGGATACCGATGGGGTTATCGCCAGCAACGACATCGTGGCGGCGGCTGTGCTGCATGAGGCGCTTAAGCTTGGCAAGAAGGTGCCGGAAGAGGTGCAGATCATCGGCTATGACGATGTCCCGCTAAGCGGGATTCTGAATCCGGCGCTGACGACTATCCGCCAGCCCGCTTATGATATGGGAAGGGCAGCGGCCCGCTTGCTGATTGCTTTTATAGAGAATAAACCGATTGAACAATCAACCCTTCAAATGCCCGTAACCTTTACTGAACGGGATACGACGAGAAAGGCGGAACAATAA
- a CDS encoding endonuclease/exonuclease/phosphatase family protein, with protein sequence MNTELKIMSFNIRTLHGDDGTVNCWDNRKDLAVQVIEAFAPDVVGLQEAYEAQRDYLLENCGASYVSIGASRLGDTNDEYVNILFRSDKFEALESGQFWLSETPEIPGSRSSLDTDHPRICTFARLRAKDGTADFYYFNTHFALKEPAQVQGAKLILERVEQIAGSSGLPVFIGGDLNSTEKEEAYLLLADSGFTDTWTQSGQDLAGTCTFGNYTGDTDGPHIDWIFQRGAGPVKSIVINRWNVDGRYPSDHYPVELTIELP encoded by the coding sequence ATGAACACCGAACTGAAAATCATGTCTTTTAATATACGGACGCTCCATGGCGACGACGGGACGGTCAACTGCTGGGATAACCGGAAGGATCTGGCCGTACAGGTGATCGAGGCTTTTGCCCCGGATGTGGTTGGCCTGCAGGAGGCGTACGAAGCCCAGAGGGATTATCTGCTGGAAAACTGCGGGGCAAGTTATGTTTCAATCGGTGCATCAAGGCTGGGAGACACAAATGACGAATACGTCAACATTCTGTTCCGCAGCGATAAATTTGAAGCCTTGGAGTCCGGCCAATTCTGGCTGAGTGAAACCCCTGAAATCCCGGGCAGCCGCAGCTCCCTGGACACGGATCATCCCCGCATCTGTACCTTTGCCCGCTTGCGGGCAAAGGACGGCACCGCCGATTTTTATTATTTCAACACTCATTTTGCCTTAAAAGAACCCGCCCAGGTTCAAGGCGCCAAGCTGATTCTGGAGCGAGTCGAACAGATTGCCGGCTCTTCCGGGCTTCCCGTATTTATTGGAGGCGACCTCAACTCTACGGAGAAGGAAGAGGCTTATCTCCTGCTTGCGGACTCTGGTTTCACCGACACCTGGACCCAGTCGGGACAGGACCTGGCTGGCACCTGCACCTTCGGCAATTATACCGGCGATACGGACGGTCCGCATATCGACTGGATTTTTCAGCGCGGCGCGGGGCCTGTGAAATCAATTGTTATCAACCGCTGGAACGTTGACGGACGGTATCCGTCGGATCATTATCCGGTGGAGCTCACCATCGAGCTGCCTTGA
- a CDS encoding heavy metal translocating P-type ATPase, giving the protein MQSSNSKANVNGDTNAKAEAEASANANASVNANADNNAKTNVKHEYVLEGLDCANCALKVENGVKKIPGVASCSVNFTTRTLSLETTAEAEESVLEQTARTVRRLEPGIQMQVKNRPRAAASSLPGAGKSGPSAHQGLDASAGDSSSHSHDHSHDHSHTHGQGEGLNKTLILRLVAGAVIAAAGMLGSFSGVLEFVLFGAAYLIIGGDIVLRALKNIVRGQVFDEYFLMSVATLGAFAIRQFPEGVAVMLFYQIGELFQSLAVNRSRKSITSLINIRPEYANLKDGGEIRRVRPEEVGIGSLIIVKPGEKVPLDGRILEGNSMVDTSALTGESVPREVQPGSPVLAGFINKNGVLTVEVSKWFGESSAAKILELVENASSKKAPTENFITKFARYYTPFVVIVAVLLAVVPPLFLGWSSFSDWLYRALIFLVISCPCALVVSIPLGFFGGIGSASRQGVLVKGSNYLEALNAVKYVVFDKTGTLTKGSFQVTGIFPEEGWSKDKLLEYAAYAELHSNHPIAESIRNAYKGELEEHEVGEYNEISGHGVEVFVKGKKVLAGNAKLMQQNNISAAAQPKAAGTVVHLALDGRYAGYLVISDELKADAAAAVQALKELGVKKTVMLTGDIKSVADSVAEQLKIDEVYSELLPEDKVSRIEALDELKSAKDKIVFVGDGINDTPVLARTDIGIAMGGLGSDAAIEAADIVIMNDEPSKIAAAIHTAKRTRRIVWQNIIFALGVKAVFLVLGAFGIATMWEAVFSDVGVTVIAVANAMRVMRSA; this is encoded by the coding sequence ATGCAGAGTTCTAATTCTAAAGCTAATGTTAATGGCGACACCAATGCCAAAGCCGAAGCCGAAGCCAGTGCCAACGCCAACGCTAGTGTCAATGCCAACGCCGACAATAATGCTAAAACCAATGTAAAACATGAGTATGTATTGGAGGGACTGGATTGTGCGAATTGTGCCTTAAAGGTTGAAAACGGGGTAAAAAAAATCCCTGGTGTTGCGTCCTGTTCGGTCAATTTTACGACCCGCACCTTGTCGCTGGAGACTACGGCCGAAGCCGAAGAGAGTGTGCTGGAACAAACGGCCAGGACAGTTCGTAGGCTGGAGCCCGGAATCCAAATGCAGGTCAAAAATAGACCCCGGGCTGCCGCATCCAGTCTCCCGGGCGCTGGAAAAAGCGGGCCATCTGCCCATCAAGGACTTGATGCCAGCGCCGGGGACTCCTCCAGCCACAGCCATGACCATAGTCATGACCACAGCCACACACATGGACAAGGGGAAGGCCTCAACAAAACCCTGATCCTGCGTTTGGTGGCAGGGGCTGTAATCGCCGCTGCGGGGATGCTCGGGTCTTTCTCGGGCGTGCTGGAATTTGTGCTGTTTGGAGCGGCTTATCTGATTATCGGCGGGGATATCGTTCTCCGGGCCCTGAAAAATATCGTCAGAGGACAGGTGTTTGATGAATATTTCCTGATGTCGGTCGCCACGCTGGGAGCATTTGCTATCCGGCAGTTTCCGGAAGGCGTGGCCGTCATGCTGTTCTATCAAATAGGTGAACTGTTCCAAAGCTTAGCCGTAAACCGGTCGCGCAAATCCATCACTTCGCTGATCAATATACGGCCGGAGTATGCGAATCTGAAGGACGGCGGGGAAATCCGGCGTGTTCGTCCTGAAGAGGTCGGCATCGGGAGCCTCATTATCGTGAAGCCGGGAGAAAAGGTCCCGCTTGACGGACGGATTCTGGAGGGCAACTCTATGGTGGATACGTCGGCGCTGACGGGAGAATCGGTACCGAGGGAGGTACAGCCTGGCAGCCCTGTGCTGGCGGGATTTATCAATAAAAATGGGGTGCTTACGGTTGAGGTATCCAAATGGTTCGGGGAATCCTCCGCTGCCAAAATTCTGGAGCTGGTTGAAAATGCGAGCAGCAAAAAAGCGCCGACGGAAAATTTCATCACCAAATTCGCCCGATATTATACGCCTTTTGTCGTAATTGTTGCGGTGCTTCTGGCGGTTGTTCCGCCGTTGTTCCTGGGCTGGAGTTCTTTTTCAGATTGGCTGTACAGGGCGCTGATCTTTCTCGTCATCTCCTGCCCCTGCGCGCTTGTTGTTTCGATTCCGCTTGGGTTCTTCGGGGGCATCGGTTCAGCGTCCAGGCAGGGGGTGCTCGTTAAAGGGAGCAATTACCTGGAGGCCTTAAATGCGGTTAAATATGTGGTGTTCGACAAAACCGGCACGCTGACAAAGGGTTCCTTTCAAGTGACGGGTATTTTTCCGGAAGAAGGCTGGTCCAAGGATAAGCTGCTTGAATATGCGGCTTATGCCGAGCTTCATTCCAATCACCCTATAGCGGAATCCATCCGGAATGCTTACAAGGGAGAACTGGAAGAGCATGAGGTCGGCGAATACAATGAGATTTCGGGGCATGGAGTAGAGGTCTTCGTCAAAGGGAAAAAGGTGCTGGCCGGCAATGCCAAGCTGATGCAGCAGAACAACATTTCGGCTGCAGCTCAGCCAAAAGCAGCCGGCACCGTGGTGCATTTGGCTTTAGACGGCCGGTACGCCGGATATCTTGTCATTTCGGATGAATTAAAAGCGGACGCGGCAGCCGCCGTTCAAGCCTTGAAAGAGCTTGGCGTAAAGAAAACTGTTATGCTTACGGGGGACATCAAATCCGTAGCGGACTCGGTGGCTGAGCAGCTTAAGATTGACGAGGTTTACAGCGAGCTGCTGCCGGAGGATAAAGTCAGCCGGATTGAAGCGCTGGACGAATTGAAATCGGCTAAAGACAAAATTGTTTTTGTAGGGGACGGGATTAACGACACTCCCGTTCTGGCCCGTACGGATATTGGCATCGCCATGGGCGGCCTTGGCTCGGATGCGGCTATCGAAGCGGCGGATATCGTAATCATGAACGATGAGCCTTCCAAAATAGCCGCGGCCATTCATACGGCCAAACGCACCCGGCGTATTGTCTGGCAGAATATTATTTTTGCGCTTGGTGTTAAAGCCGTCTTCCTGGTGCTGGGCGCGTTCGGCATAGCGACCATGTGGGAGGCGGTGTTCTCAGACGTCGGCGTAACCGTAATTGCTGTAGCCAACGCGATGCGCGTAATGCGTTCTGCCTGA
- a CDS encoding ArsR/SmtB family transcription factor translates to MKYEEAAAEECDLTCKGTGENLQTVKSAMLNMDSAVQMADWFKAFSDPTRIRIVDALRQKELCVHDLTVLLDMGQSAVSHQLRYLRNLRIVKRRKLGKTVFYSLDDAHIEQIFVQTLQHITHT, encoded by the coding sequence ATGAAATATGAAGAAGCTGCTGCAGAAGAATGTGATCTTACCTGTAAGGGAACGGGCGAAAATCTGCAGACTGTGAAATCTGCCATGCTAAATATGGATTCCGCCGTCCAGATGGCTGACTGGTTTAAAGCTTTCAGCGATCCCACCCGGATTAGAATTGTGGATGCGCTTCGGCAAAAGGAGCTTTGTGTGCATGACTTGACGGTGCTGCTGGATATGGGGCAATCCGCCGTCTCCCATCAGCTCCGGTACCTGCGAAATTTAAGAATCGTTAAGAGACGCAAACTCGGAAAAACCGTGTTTTATTCCCTGGACGATGCTCATATTGAGCAAATTTTCGTGCAAACCCTTCAGCACATTACCCACACCTAA
- a CDS encoding right-handed parallel beta-helix repeat-containing protein: MSVRKMLLLGLSIVTGIGLAACMNQSPAAVTASNARASSASAVASSAAAPSAAAVGAVYYVATNGSDSNAGTMDAPWKTLQHAADVVPPGSTVYARGGVYNEKLKFTRSGSASKGPIVFSSYEKENAIIDGSGLSVNEVEGLIDLSDVNYISINGFEIRNYMTSTRDVMPVGIYVHGSGSFIHLSGNKVHDIKNTATPAGEDLLGRDAHGIAVYGTKAPESIHDITIDGNELYNLVLGTSESLVLNGNVDTFTVTNNLIHDSDNIGIDLIGFEGKAPDTAYDQVRNGLVKGNRVYNITSNNNPSYGKKLPNNSHSAGGIYVDGGKDSIIEQNYSYGNDIGIEIASEHAGKSTSNIRVRSNVIYSNRLTGIAMGGYDTERGSTINCTIVNNTVYKNDTIDEGGGQLYVQYGTKNNVIKNNIVVANNSTNVLIYNGYTQNAGNVVDYNLYYAPGGIDEANWTWKNKEYAGFSVYKSGTGNDAHSLFIDPKFMDPSKGDFHLQPTSPAIDAGSTDTAIIGQVDIDGEPRVQDAAVNIGADE, from the coding sequence ATGTCTGTAAGAAAAATGCTCTTATTGGGTTTAAGCATAGTTACGGGGATTGGTTTGGCTGCCTGTATGAACCAGTCCCCGGCCGCTGTTACGGCATCTAATGCTAGGGCATCAAGTGCCAGTGCGGTAGCCTCAAGTGCAGCGGCTCCAAGTGCAGCGGCAGTTGGTGCTGTTTATTATGTGGCAACGAACGGAAGCGACTCTAATGCGGGAACAATGGATGCGCCTTGGAAAACGCTGCAGCATGCGGCCGACGTGGTTCCACCGGGAAGTACGGTCTATGCTCGGGGTGGCGTATACAACGAGAAGCTGAAGTTCACCCGCTCCGGATCGGCTTCAAAAGGCCCTATTGTGTTCTCCAGCTATGAGAAAGAGAATGCGATTATTGACGGTTCAGGACTTTCGGTGAACGAAGTTGAAGGATTGATTGATCTTAGTGATGTTAATTATATTTCGATTAACGGTTTTGAAATACGTAATTATATGACTTCTACCAGAGACGTAATGCCGGTGGGGATCTATGTTCATGGATCGGGCAGTTTTATTCATTTATCAGGCAACAAGGTCCATGATATTAAAAACACCGCCACACCGGCAGGCGAAGATCTGCTAGGCCGCGACGCTCACGGGATCGCAGTTTACGGAACGAAAGCTCCGGAATCTATTCACGACATCACGATTGATGGTAATGAACTGTACAATCTCGTGCTGGGCACCAGTGAATCGCTGGTATTAAATGGCAACGTGGACACATTTACAGTGACAAATAATCTAATACACGATAGTGACAACATCGGCATAGATTTGATCGGCTTTGAAGGGAAAGCGCCGGATACGGCATACGATCAGGTCCGCAACGGCCTTGTTAAAGGGAATCGGGTGTACAATATTACTTCCAATAACAACCCGTCCTACGGTAAGAAGCTTCCGAACAACAGCCATTCCGCCGGTGGTATTTATGTGGATGGCGGTAAGGACAGCATTATTGAACAGAATTACAGCTACGGTAACGACATTGGCATTGAAATTGCCTCCGAGCATGCGGGTAAATCCACCAGCAATATTAGGGTGCGCAGCAACGTAATCTACAGCAACCGGCTCACCGGGATTGCCATGGGCGGGTACGATACCGAACGGGGCTCTACAATAAACTGTACGATCGTAAACAATACGGTTTATAAAAATGATACGATCGACGAGGGCGGCGGCCAGCTTTACGTTCAGTACGGTACAAAAAATAACGTGATTAAAAACAACATTGTTGTGGCCAACAACTCCACGAATGTGCTCATATATAATGGGTACACCCAAAATGCCGGAAATGTTGTAGATTATAATCTGTATTACGCCCCAGGCGGGATAGATGAAGCAAACTGGACATGGAAAAATAAAGAGTATGCAGGCTTCTCCGTTTATAAATCGGGAACTGGCAATGATGCGCATTCCTTATTCATTGATCCTAAGTTTATGGACCCATCCAAAGGTGATTTTCACCTGCAGCCCACATCTCCTGCAATCGATGCAGGATCGACGGATACCGCGATAATTGGACAGGTTGATATTGACGGGGAGCCTAGAGTACAGGATGCTGCTGTAAATATCGGCGCGGATGAGTAG
- a CDS encoding ArsR/SmtB family transcription factor, translating into MKYDELTAEECDLTCNGTDDDLQTVKSAMLKGDSAVQMADWFKAFSDPTRIRIVDALRQKELCVHDLTVLLEMGQSAVSHQLRYLRNLRIVKRRKLGKTVFYSLDDTHIEQIFVQTLQHITHE; encoded by the coding sequence ATGAAATATGATGAGTTAACGGCAGAAGAATGCGATCTTACCTGCAACGGAACGGACGATGACCTGCAAACGGTGAAATCCGCTATGCTGAAAGGGGACTCTGCCGTCCAGATGGCGGATTGGTTCAAAGCGTTCAGCGATCCGACGCGGATCAGAATTGTAGACGCCCTGCGGCAGAAAGAGCTTTGCGTTCATGATTTGACCGTGCTGCTGGAAATGGGGCAATCGGCCGTCTCCCATCAGCTGCGTTATCTGAGAAATTTAAGGATCGTCAAGCGGCGCAAACTGGGGAAAACCGTTTTCTATTCCCTGGATGATACACATATTGAACAAATTTTCGTACAAACCCTTCAGCATATTACGCACGAATGA